One Halobacterium sp. DL1 DNA window includes the following coding sequences:
- a CDS encoding AbrB family transcriptional regulator produces MATEEAPEETKVSDRGMVTIPAALRRRLDIEAGDKLRWDTDDEGNLSVEVVKQRYGAFDDFEPVSMGGGGSETHDLAGHEGDPAFSESN; encoded by the coding sequence ATGGCAACTGAAGAAGCTCCCGAGGAAACGAAGGTCAGCGACCGAGGGATGGTCACGATCCCGGCGGCGCTCCGGCGCCGTCTCGACATCGAGGCCGGCGACAAGCTCCGCTGGGACACCGACGACGAGGGGAACCTCTCGGTCGAGGTCGTCAAGCAGCGATACGGCGCCTTCGACGACTTCGAGCCGGTGTCGATGGGTGGCGGCGGGTCTGAGACGCACGACCTCGCCGGCCACGAGGGCGACCCCGCGTTCTCGGAGAGCAACTGA
- a CDS encoding twitching motility protein PilT has protein sequence MAVAVVDTGVLVGMADADDEHHNVAMEIVQGMDHGDLPTGRVTNYIVLETLNWIHNRKRHSKAVETYERLNQSAGFEVLHAAQKDFPSAVDLFQTYEGLSFGDATIAAYMQREGIEYLYSFDDDFDTLDGVTRLETPDNPFN, from the coding sequence ATGGCGGTCGCAGTCGTCGACACAGGTGTCCTCGTCGGGATGGCGGACGCCGACGATGAACACCACAACGTCGCGATGGAGATCGTCCAAGGGATGGATCACGGCGACCTCCCGACGGGGCGAGTGACGAACTACATCGTCCTCGAAACGCTGAACTGGATACACAACCGGAAACGGCACTCGAAGGCCGTCGAGACCTACGAGCGGCTGAACCAGTCCGCCGGATTCGAGGTACTGCACGCGGCCCAGAAGGACTTCCCCAGCGCCGTCGACCTGTTCCAGACCTACGAGGGGCTGTCGTTCGGAGACGCGACCATCGCCGCATACATGCAGCGCGAGGGTATCGAGTACCTGTATTCATTCGACGACGACTTCGACACGCTCGACGGTGTCACGCGGCTGGAAACGCCCGACAACCCGTTCAACTGA
- a CDS encoding AbrB family transcriptional regulator, protein MSSRRRRRPRHGAERRTLEAEGRRPAGLRSVDGEPRPRAERTLRTMTEDKDDAGRGMLVDEDVSEENREAMAKEMAATIREKRRIDWFPG, encoded by the coding sequence ATGTCATCACGACGTCGTCGCCGTCCTCGACATGGTGCAGAAAGACGAACTCTCGAAGCGGAAGGCCGCCGACCGGCTGGACTGCGCTCGGTCGACGGTGAGCCGCGCCCTCGAGCGGAGCGAACTCTACGGACTATGACCGAGGACAAGGACGACGCCGGCCGTGGGATGCTCGTCGACGAGGACGTCAGCGAAGAGAACCGCGAGGCGATGGCCAAGGAGATGGCCGCCACGATTCGGGAGAAGCGGCGCATCGACTGGTTTCCCGGCTGA